The DNA segment GCACCGCCGGTCTTCGTCGGACGCGTGGATCACTCCGCGCCTTCATCGCCGTGGTCAGCCAACTCGACGGCAACATCAAGGGCAGGGGCAACAACCCCGAGTCCCGCCCAGGTCGACTTCGTGATTCCAATCGCGAGGATTGGGCACCCGCCAGCGTCTCCCCGAGTAATCCGTGGCTCAAGCTTGACCATGTTGGTGGTGGTCGTGGTGCCTAGCCGCCTAAAGGCGTCCTCGCTGCCGAGTTCCTGACCAGCAAGTTCGCGTATTCCTTGGTGATCCCTGGTGATGATCACACCCAGATCGATCAGCCCTAAGTCATAGAGCGCCCGATACGCAGCGAGATCACGGTCAAGGTTCCCGTCTTTGGCGTTCCACTCAACATCAATCGCTACCCGGCCCTTCATGTTGTCTACCTCGAAGCCGTCGTTACTCACTGTGGTCGCGAGAAAGTTCTCCTCGTAAGCCCGACTGGTTAAGGTCTTTTTCTTCTGCCCCACAAGCCTGAACTCGGTGTTGACGCGAACTGCACTCCAGCCCCGTTCGAAGAACGCAGTATCGAGTCGAATCGCGACGGGCCCGCGATTGCCCCCTGCAACCAGGATGTCCGTGTCGTAGAGGAAGAACTCTGACAGCACATCCGAGAGGTCTGTCAGCAGGGCTGAGTTGCTCGCACCCATGATCGCCGCCGCATTGCGTGTCTCGAGCCAGGTGTACTTGCCAAGCAGCGGCTCGGAGAAGACTTCCTTGTAGGAGTGAGTCAGATCCATATCGGCAACCGTATCGACTTCTGCTCAGGAAACTCTGCCATGTCGTCAATTGTGACTGTCTCAATGTCGGCGCCCCGAGA comes from the Microcella frigidaquae genome and includes:
- a CDS encoding BglII/BstYI family type II restriction endonuclease, giving the protein MDLTHSYKEVFSEPLLGKYTWLETRNAAAIMGASNSALLTDLSDVLSEFFLYDTDILVAGGNRGPVAIRLDTAFFERGWSAVRVNTEFRLVGQKKKTLTSRAYEENFLATTVSNDGFEVDNMKGRVAIDVEWNAKDGNLDRDLAAYRALYDLGLIDLGVIITRDHQGIRELAGQELGSEDAFRRLGTTTTTNMVKLEPRITRGDAGGCPILAIGITKSTWAGLGVVAPALDVAVELADHGDEGAE